A single region of the Marmota flaviventris isolate mMarFla1 chromosome 10, mMarFla1.hap1, whole genome shotgun sequence genome encodes:
- the Fcer1g gene encoding high affinity immunoglobulin epsilon receptor subunit gamma, with amino-acid sequence MIPAVILLLLLLVEQAEALGEPQLCYILDAILFLYGIVLTLLYCRLKIQVRKAAIANYEKSDGVYTGLSTRNQETYETLKYEKPPQ; translated from the exons ATGATTCCAGCAGTGATCTTGCTCTTACTCCTTTTGGTTGAACAAGCAG AGGCCCTGGGAGAGCCTCAGCTCTGCTATATCCTGGACGCCATCTTGTTCTTATATGGTATTGTCCTCACCCTGCTCTATTGTCGACTCAAG ATCCAGGTTCGAAAGGCAGCTATAGCCAACTATGAG AAATCAGATGGTGTTTACACG GGCCTGAGCACCCGGAACCAGGAGACATATGAGACTCTGAAGTATGAGAAACCACCCCAATAG